The region ATAACAATGGGATACTGCCTTGTCGATGGTATCTATCCTTAGTGAATGGTGTTTGTGAAGATTGTATTCAGTCCCCCGAGGTAGAAAACAATGTTTTTTTGCACAAATGCATGTAAGTGCCAAGAAAGATGTGGAGAGGGCATTAGGAGTGCTTCACGTTCCGTCAGGTATTGTTCGTGGAGCTGCAATGATGTGGGAGCCGGTGACACTTTGGCAACTGACGACATGCTGTGTAATGTTGCCCCGGTAACACATCCACTCGCCAATTCTGCCAAAAGCTTCGTCGGGAAGGGGAGCGAGCGCCGTCACACTTATTCCAAATGGACACCGTCATCCCCAACTCAACACCGCCGCCAAGACCACTAACAGGGAGGGAACCACCGGTCTGCTAGCGGCGGACTGGCAGAATTGGGTAGCCTCCTTTTTGCCCTTTTGCAGCAGAACGAGGACCGCTTCGTATGAGGGTTGCTTATTTCATTTACTATTAAAGTTGTGTATATGTGTAATGATCGACGTGTATGTGTTTGCATGGATATGGGGTTTCAGATATGAAAGTTATGATCACAAATGAGGACTGTGAGTATATTGATTACTAGGAAAGATGAGATAGACTAAGATTTGGTCTTGCCTTGTTTTATACTCCAAgttgatcattgtactcctatatatatgcccacgaggctcaagcaatacaatgaacTATTCCATCAAATATCTCTCCCCCTTCTAGggtcgctcgggcctcgctgcccgggcaccggcgctgctttggcagccTGGGTGTCGGTGCTAATACGCTCGTTTGTACGACGTCCCACGCCGTCCGTCGTCGCCGGCCTCATCCTGtactccgccgccatcacgcctccaccgagcggcgtcccgaACCTCACGCGCGATCGGCTTGATTACCCGCTCGCTGCCGCGATCCGCCCCATCTACGCCGCGCGACCAACCTGGCCCATCGgttgcgcgcgcctccgcaggtcccgtgaagattgtTCCCGAGTTCAGCATGCCCCTCcgccgatcgagcaacgggctgctgctgcgtcgccccgtcgggccgcagcacCGCCGCCCCGCGGTTCTCCTCGCGACAGCATCGACCCGTGCGTTGCCCCTACGGGTCGTAGTGCGCGATACGCGGTCCCAGCCGCCGCCCCAAGGTCGTCCCCGTGGTTGCACCGACCCGCGCTCCGCTGCTGCACCGCTCCTTCGGGTcatagcgccgcggcccgcggtccccgccgccgccccgaggtcttcccgtcatcgtcccgacctgcccgccgccgctgcgtcgccccttcgggccgtagcaccATGGCCCGCAGTCCACTCCGtcgtcaccgcgcgtcgacctcccgtggcATGCGCCGTGCcatctcccttggcgcgggaatgccaccgtccgcgccggtctgcGTCGTGCTGTCAGGGTTCTtcacctacttcgagcaccgccaccgcactcctaacctagccgccaccgTCAGGCCGCTatcgccgctcttctttggccgctgccgcccgtccacccccttcgtcttcgtccaagcaccaacccgtcgccagcgtcgtcgtCATCTACCCCAACCACTTCGTCTatccgaccaccgttggtgacatcgggcccgcgccgatggacgccgcaattgtcgtcgagttcttctctgctagcccctccgacttctccgacatggcgtacaactcgtgcaggtccctcgtccacgcatgcctggtgctggcaacaccgatgcgtgccttcaccCATGACATGTCTCCGGGTctggcaagcctggtcggcgcttcgtcaacttcgtctttgtCCATCTACGCATGCGCGGTACTGGCAACACCGgtgtgtgccttcgtccacgatgtgtcttcgggcttggcaaacccgccgcaaCGCGTTGTCAACAACATCTTCTTCCcaacgcaccactacttcgacaccactgcgcccatgctaactcggcgccccccTTGCGCCTGCGGCAACACGGCGAcatcctcgacaccggctaccccgactcgacatcgaccatggcattctttgcacggctacctcgaccacggctacaccaccctacgctctcggctacatcgacatcggcacaaagggctaccgccttgcttgagcaacctcgtaggTTTCCACTCTAGCCACGACttccgcgatgcgtcgaccgttacgagTGTGGGAGGGTGTCCGCCTGCTTGTCTTCGGATTCTTTTTTTTGAGGCACtgaccgtagaacaattgttctatggtAATTTTCATTAATAAAATATATACAAATTACAAAAACAGCAAAGGACCTGTCTAATCTCAACCAATACCAGTTTTATGAAACATGAAATTTAGAAGTGTTGTTCTAACCAAGTCCTGATCCTTTGTGCTTTAGCTTGTTTGGATCTAATTTGCACAGCATTGAGCCCTTCCTGAAGATAGTAGCTCCATCCTTGGATATGTGAGGCAGCATGTCTGAAGATTTTGTCATTCCTGACTGACCAGATACCCCAACAACCCATgataacaatctctagggctatgcTATGTGGCAGATGAAGGAGAGCCAGTTGAATATCatcaagtactgagatgcctctatTCCTATTGGGGATGATCTTGTCCCAACAAAGCAAAGCAAATGATCTtgtcttcggattcttctccagtctcactgtctgcgtcgctaccgttgtgactgcggggggattttGAGTATATTGATTACTAGGAAAGATGAGATAGACTAGGATTCGATCCTGCCTTGTCTTGTATTTCAAGTTGATCATTGTACTCCTGTATATATGACCACAAGGTTCAAACAATACAGCGAACCATTCCATCGAatatctctctcccttctaacaaggACGTTTGAGGGACCAGTCGGCGCTGTCTAGGAACGTGTAGGGGGCAGATTTCCTCAATACCATTGTGCAAAGTGAAATCCACTGTAGCTGACGTGTGCGAACATGCCAGGACGTGTCAAAGTTCACCGCACACGATGCTTCGTGGAAGAGTCACAAGGCTTGATAGGTTCATGGATTTTGATTTCACTGCACACGATGCTTTTTTTTTCTACCCGCCAAAAAAAAGATTTGAGGAAATTGGTGATATGGGATGATTTTTGACTCCCTCTGATGATGCAAGAGCAGCTGTGCTTTTGAGTTTGTTGCTGGAGTTAATTgtacagaagtaccacaattcgggcatcacatacagattggtaccacgattgctaatttttacatgtcagtaccaaCATTGGTCCGGGTTTTTGCAAATTAGGCTAAAACGCgtatttatacgtattgacagtgtatctgacTGTTCGGGCCCGTCTGTCAGGTGCCGACGTGgcatattttttgcaaaaaaaccccTTGCTTTATACGTAATCACATAAATACCTGTTATTTTTGCGGGAAAAATGTTAACGTGAGAGAATTGTTTTTGTTCAGACTTGTTTGAAAGTTTCCAACGAACTGGacaaataaataaagcaaacgaaAAGTCGCGCGCGccaggtttttttttttttgaggaaggtaaagtACCCCTCCAGACATTATATCACAAGAGTTCTAGGGATACATAAGCCCTCAGGCGGATCTAGTAACCAAACAAACCGGCCAACATTATACCTAAGTGATGATCGAGCAAGCCTGTGAGCTTCAAAGTTTGAACTACGTTTCTCGTGACAAAAAACAAAGCCATCCAACTGCGCACCTCTGGCCTTAATCTCCTGTGTGATGTGATAATATACTGGTTTGGAGTCCTCATTCATAGTATTGATCACCCTAAGGCAATCAGAAGCCACCTTAACTCTTCGAGTAAGCAAGTCGTCCGCCAATGAGAGAGCCTCCCTTATCGCAAGAGCTTCAACGGTTTCTACATCTGAAATTCCTGTGAAGACAACAGAAGAAGCTCCCAAGAATTCACCTTCACAGCTTCGTGCTACAGCTGCAACGGCAGCCTTGTCATCAAGTTTTCCCAAGGCTCCGTCCACATTTACCTTCGTCCAGCCGGCCGGTGAGGGGATCCATTGCTGGACATTGGTCTCCACTTGTCTTGCTTGTACCTTGTTATTCATCTTGCTCTGTACCACACCTAGATCTTCCATGAAACTCCTGATGAAGCAATGAGTAGATAATGGACTTTGGAATAGATTTTCATGAATTACCTTCCGCCTTGCGTGCCAGATAGCCCATAGGGAGACAAACGCCTCTGTCATTTCACTAGAGGGTAATTTTTCAATGAGCTCAAAAATCCAGTCCCTCGCATTCCCTTGCTGCGTCATGGAGACCTGTTCCGCAACCTCCACTGATGCCAAAGCCCAAATGCATTTAGCCATTGTACACTCGATCAACGAATGCTTCCACGAGTCATCTTCTCCACACACTGCACATTTATCTTCCACTGCCATATTTCTATGTTTAAGAACATCACTCGTCGGGAGAGAGTGCTTTGCTAGCctccatagaaaaacttttattttgGATGGAACTTGGATTCGCCAAAGGGAAGTCCACTGTTTTTCTACCTTTTTTGTATCAGACGAAGCAGCTGACCCCTCCAGCCAAGCTTCCCTTGTTGTCTTGGTATGCACAAGCATCTTGTATGCTGATCGAACTGTAAAAACCCCTTTGCGGTCATAGTGCCAAGCCCACTCGTCCTGCTGGTTCCTGGTCGACAAAGGGAGGTTCAGAATCGCCTCCACATCCATCGGCAGGAAACACTCCTTAAGCTTCTCACAGTTCCATGTTGCTGACGTACGATCAATGAACTCACTCACCCTGGAAGGGGCATGCGCCGCCAGGCAAGCAATAGGTCGTAGTCTCCCATCTCGGGGCAGCCAGTTATCATTCCATGGATCGGTAGCTTCGCCCGTACCAATTCTCTTAATTATCCCTTGCTTCAGAGTATCTCTCCCATCAAGGATAGCTCGCCATACCTGCGACGGTCGCGAGCCCAAATCTGCTTGCAAGAACTCTGTTGCTGGGAAGTATCTCGTTTTGAGTATCCTCGCACTCAAACTATCTGGTGATTGTAGAACCCGCCATGCTTGACGAGCTAAAAGAGCTAGGTTGAACAATTCTATGTCCCTAAACCCTAGTCCTCCCATGTACCGTGGCTTTGTCATATCCGACCATGCCACCCAACAAGCTTTTCGTTCACCAGCTTTACATCCCCACCAGAACTTACGTAGGATGGAATGCGACCTGCAGCACGCGGGCATAGCGCGCTAGCGACCCGGCCAAGGGGCTACTCGTGTTTCTGTCCAGGCAGGACTTTATTTATAAAACAGATGAATGCTGGCCGGTGGTTGGGCCAACCAAGGCCTGTAATTGTTTTTTCGTTTCGCCTTTTACTGACGCGCGTGCTGGGCTCGTTCGCCCGCATTTCTTTTCTATTTATTTATCTTATTATGCTTTATTTTTGTTTCTGGTTTTGGCTTATTTTtaggttttttctttttttcttcttttattcACTGGGTTCGTTCTTCTTCTGTTTTTAACATGCTTACTAAATATTTTTTTAGATAGGCTTCAATACATGAtgttttcaaatacatgatgaacatgtttTCGAATTTGCATGAACATTATCTTAATGTACGCTGAGCACCTTTTCTGCGTATAGTGATCATTTTTTAATGCTTGATGAACTTTACTTTGCAAACAGTGAGCATTTTTTAATATATTGAACTTTTaggttgaacatttttttaatatatatgaTGAATATTTTTGTAATTTAGGTTGCTCATTTTTTAATATATACGGTGATCATTTTTGTAATATAggttgaacattttcttaatacatgATGTATTTTTTTGACAATGTGTATTTGAGAAAATGTTCAGCATGTTTTAAAAACTTATTGCGTAAAATCATTCTAGCATTTCGAGAAACACATCAAATTTTTTAATAAAGGTTGCACTGTTTTAGTGCACTAATATGTAATCGCAAAAAAAGTATTAATATTATGATTAAAAAATAAGTGATTCAGGGCAGTGCCAACTATAATATAAAGGACGACCCGCCTCTAACCTAACACGAGCTTCGCTGTGGCCTGGTGGCTAGTGCGCTCCGCCCGCGTGCTGCAGGTCGCAGGTTTCGAAACGTGGCGCACGTGACTTtttgtttactttatttatttgTCCAGCGATTTtttgtttactttatttatttgTCCAGTTCGTTGGAAACTTTCAAACAAGTCCGAACAAATAAAAAATTCTCTCACGTTAACATTTTTCCGGCAAAAATAACGGGTATTAATGTGATTATGTATAAAGCAAGGGGGTTTTATGCAAAAAATATGCCACGTCGGCATCTGACAGACAGGCAAGGGGGTTTTATGCAAAAAATATGCCACGTCGGCATCTGACAGACAGGCCCCAACAgtcagatacactgtcaatacgtataaatacGCATTTTTGCCTAATTTGCAAAAATTCGGACTAATGttggtactgacatgtaaaaattagcaatcgtggtaccaatctgcatgtgatgtccgaattgtggtacttctgtgcaattaactcttGTTGCTGTGGTATACCTGTGATGCTACCTTTGATGCCCTTGGCATGTCTAATTGAATGAGCTGACTGCTAATTTTTTGCCAAAGGAGGAAGGGAGTAACTGAGCAGGATTCAAGACAAAGGGAGTTGTGGTGAGGGTGTTGGCGGGGGGTGGGTGACATGAGGGGATTCACCCAATCCCTGGAGGAGTTGGTTCCCCGTGTGGATGGAACTCGGCCTGAAAGCCAAAAACCCTTCTTCCCCCACCCTCCTGCCCCGAGCCCCTGAAAGAGCTCGGCCAAGCCAGAACACCAGCCGAGAGAAACCCTGTCCACCGTACCTCCATTATTCTCGCTTCTCAGGGTAAAGAAATACCACCAGCTAGCTTGGGCGAGCAGGGGAATCAAGCACAATGCAGTTCGCCGGAGCCATCCTGCTCCTCCTCCTGCTCGTCCCCTGCGCCGAGGGACAACCGCCCGAGGCGACGCCGGCGGGGGGCTTGGCGATCGAGCAGATCCTGTCCAAGAACGGGTGCGGCGCCTTCGCCGGCCTCGTCGCCGCCACGGCCGGCGTGGGCCAGGCGCTCCGCGAGCAGGGCGACGCGGGGCTCACCGTGTTCTGCCCGGACGACGGCGCGGTCGCGGCGTTCGCCCCGCGCTTcagcagcctcaccgccgccggccaggCGGCGCTCCTTCTCCACCACGGGCTGGCGGCGCGCTCCGCCGAGTTGGAGCGCTTGCTGACCCACGGCCACAGGCATATTGAGGTGCGGACGCTCGACGGCGGCCGCTGGGGGTACGGCGTGGTCACCATCTGGTACTACGGAGGCGCCATGGAGCtctcctcgtcgccgccgtcgctcACGACGCCGGTCGAGGCCAGGGTCACCAGCACGGTCGTCTACAACGACCGGCTCACCGTCTACCTCATCGACGCCGTCCTGGTTCCGGGACCGCCGGCGCTGTTCGACTACTCGGACACCTTGGTGACCATTTGCGTCATGCTCGGGCTCTGGATGTTGTGAGTACTACTACTATTTCCTCGAggtgtttgcctctttttttactcAGCAGATCTTAGAGAATGGACGATGCTGGTGCTTGAATTGCTTCTAGCTTTCCAAATCTTAACACGTGAATAACTGTATCCATGTCTCGTCTGCAGAGTCTTGGGGTCGTGTGGTGCCATTTGTTCGTGAATGAGAAGATCGTGCCAGAGTTGCGCCATAGGTGATCTCCGTCCTTGATGCACACGCTGGTGCTCAGCGCAGTGGGCAAAGGGCACTGTTGGTGGAACTTTTCCTATGTATATTAGTGTTTAGTTACTTTTGGATCTAGACTCCATGTCATGTAAGAAAATGTTGTTGGCCATGAATTCTTCTGTACCTAACTTAGTACTCTGATCCATTATTTGTCCCTCAATTAGTACAATTTTGTACTATAGTCGTACTAAGTGAGCAACAAATAACATTGATCCAAGGGAGTAAGTGGCAAAAACATTATATTGCTAGCTCAAGGATAAAACAGGAAACCTgcccacacctgcaagcttaaacaactgCCATACATTAGACTATTGATTGATCGAGGAGGATAACAGAGGTACACATGACAGATTAGGCAACCTTTGGTACGTCAACGTTTTTACAGATCACAGAATCGCCACTGCAGTGTTTGCACCAGGAAACAGGTGCGGATCAGCGAACTCGGGAACTCAGCACAGCAGTTGACAAACTAAAGCACACACTAACAAAGCACTGAAATGCCTTGTCACCCCACACAGAATTGACTGTATAAACACCGCAACCTGAACGAACCAGTCCAGCTACAAGACTTGCTCACTAACCCTGTCTGTTATTTCCACCGTCTTGCGCTCCCGAGAGCTCAGCTGTTCTCAATGGAGGGCTCAGCTGTTCTCAACGGAGGAATCGGCATCGCCCTTGTCCTCGAGCTTCTCCATCGCTGAAGCAAGATAACTGTCGCAGAAGCCAGGGGGCTCGTGGATGAAGCAAGAGATCACGTCTCGCAGTGTCACAACACCAACCACCTCAAAGTCACCATCCACCACGTATATCCGGTGGGTTATCCTCGATCCGATGCTGTCGATCACGCTGCCCATAGAGGCATCAGGTGCACAGGTGAGCGGCGGCTTCACCAGTCCGTTGCCCCCTGAATCAGGAAGAGTGGAACCTAGAGCATTCATGAACTCCAAGACGGTAAGATGCCTGTGTGGATCAAACATATCATTAGAGACATTTCACAAAAACACACAGGGAATAAATCATTTGGTTGGGTCGCTTCGTACCTGAAATCAGAAAATAAGTCAGGCCTAAGCAACAGGAAGCGAATGTCCCTTATGCTCACACTACCGACCAGTTTCCTTTTGGGACCTTCTACTACAGGTACGCCGCCAATTTTGTTATCCTTCATGCACTTGAAAGCTTCTAAGATTAGATCATCACTGTTAACCGTAATAACCTGAAGAAAATACAATATCGTAAATTTCTCATTAAACAGTTCTTATAACACAGTCAAAGCCTATTCAAAGGTCCTGCTTCAGGTGTTGCAGCCTGCAGATCTAAATTAATCGGGATAGCACAGAGGATTAGACCTTACACTACCAAGACAAGAGTTTAACTAGAGAGGCAGCAAAGTGAGACAAATAACCTCATCAAGAGACATGAATGGAAGCCCCAAGTCTGAAAGAGGGAGTGCCGAAATATAGTCGAACCAATCCCTTCCTTTACACTGCTGAAGTCCTTTAACAACACCAGTCTGAGTAATGAAGTTCTTAATAACTGGCTTATCAGGTTCAATCACAGGGACATTCCTCAACCTGTACTTGGAGAGCAACAGTAGTACAGCAAGCATTGAACTGTCAAGCGTAACAGGCACAAAAGGAGACCACGGGTAGGACTCAACAATTGACCGAACCTACAACAAAAGGAGAAAGGATACAAAGTTAACAGGGTCTACAAGAGAAGATATTCATACAATGCGAAATTAAAGGGTCGGAACAGATAACCAAATAAACCTTAGCAACAAATTTTAGTGCAGGTTCAGTCAAAAAAAACAAATTTTAGTGCAGCTGAAATACCACAAAGACAAGCAAGACTGTATGAATTATGTCAGGTTGGATGGTATAACCATCACGTACAAAACGAGAGAAGACAATTAACAGAAAAACAACCGTGAAAATGGCGGCAGCCCACCAATTCAAACAATCCCACGGTGGTTAAAAAACCACATTTAAATAATTCACATAAATTAGTTCATATACTTATATGAACTTATATGCACAAATATATCATTTAGCTCTCAACCACAAAGAATCCTAACCAGATTACTTTCAGGGCCATAGCACACAGATCTGTGGAATGTGAGGAGGCCCCCAATCACAAATTGACACTAGCAAAAAAAAGTGCTTTCTCAACCAGGCTTGAAATTAGAAACCGGACTAAGGTTCGGGTCTTTTTTGTCAGAATGCCTGTCCCATCTGGTTTTGAGTACTGGGTTCTAACTCAAGTGTAGCTGAGCTTTGTTTTAGCAAAATAAGAAAACATTAAGTCGATTACGTTGCCCCTGGTGCATGGATTCAATGCTTGATCAAcataacaaaacaaaacaaaaaaagcttCAACATAGAGCAATTGCCATACTGTAGTCGATTTGAAAGGTTCTTGCTGAAGCAGAACTTTGTAGAAATCTTCCCCTAAATGATCAGCAGCAGTTACTCCATCCTTTGCAACACCCTTTCAGCAGTTAACCCGCCAGCAACAGCGGCCCCTACTGCAGCAGCAGTCAATCCAGCGACAGCTGCCGGGCCAGTTGCACCTAATGCTGCCACACCCACTGCACCAACAGCCCCCATTCCAACTCCTGCAGCAGTTGCTGATCCAGCTGACAGAGCTACGGCTGCAAGATCAGCATTATCTAGTACCCAAAGGATGATGGCTGAGTACTCAATGATGCCAAGATACCTCCCTTGC is a window of Triticum dicoccoides isolate Atlit2015 ecotype Zavitan chromosome 2B, WEW_v2.0, whole genome shotgun sequence DNA encoding:
- the LOC119360780 gene encoding fasciclin-like arabinogalactan protein 2, with the translated sequence MQFAGAILLLLLLVPCAEGQPPEATPAGGLAIEQILSKNGCGAFAGLVAATAGVGQALREQGDAGLTVFCPDDGAVAAFAPRFSSLTAAGQAALLLHHGLAARSAELERLLTHGHRHIEVRTLDGGRWGYGVVTIWYYGGAMELSSSPPSLTTPVEARVTSTVVYNDRLTVYLIDAVLVPGPPALFDYSDTLVTICVMLGLWMLVLGSCGAICS